Proteins encoded in a region of the Benincasa hispida cultivar B227 chromosome 2, ASM972705v1, whole genome shotgun sequence genome:
- the LOC120072267 gene encoding zinc finger CCHC domain-containing protein 7-like isoform X5 — protein sequence MGRRVKQKKFKFEDDDDELQVVNSAASKSANSLSSDDDEANEDLSLKIVEKAMQLRSGKLVTDAGVNKDVKCEQSGKGDIVGVGAIRLLSSTLEGADADDGTDRASADGIAAASEGRELGSKKTVKKRKKKVKKLGTEDRDMVVTEGAKIKTTGMIDHVDSVEPNSTETTDNNVFRKLLRGPRYFDPPDSWGTCYNCGEEGHNAVNCTSAKRKRPCFVCGSLEHNAKSCSKARDCFICKKGGHRANDCPEKHRDVSSSLKICLKCGDSGHDMFSCQNLYPDDDLKNIQCYICKKFGHLCCVNSISGTSVVSCYKCGQTGHTGLSCSRLRGDAFGAVSPSQCYRCGEEGHFARECTSSTKLAQSGKRSREEASGAASPSPCYRCGEEGHFARECTNSTKLAQAGKRILEETSGAASPSSCYKCGEQGHFARECTSSTKGGKRIIEETSVAASPSLCYRCGELGHFARECTSSTKGGKRNRELSNSRSKSQVEETNHMVSKSAPHDKKKKINHEEQYSNLPSKSGQTGRWILEGSQSFSKRHTLHPGTPMSLGTTRTPQNGYSASRFGGFSNEGRRKSYGWW from the exons ATGGGGAGAAGAGTCAAGCAGAAGAAGTTCAAATTCGAGGACGACGATGACGAACTTCAGGTTGTGAATAGTGCGGCTTCGAAGTCTGCAAATTCGCTGAGCAGTGACGACGACGAGGCCAATGAAGATCTTAGCCTCAAAATTGTCGAGAAGGCTATGCAATTGCGCTCCGGAAAGTTGGTTACCGATGCCGGCGTTAATAAGGATGTTAAGTGTGAACAAAGTGGTAAAGGTGATATTGTTGGCGTTGGAGCCATTCGACTGCTTTCATCGACATTGGAGGGTGCCGACGCCGACGACGGAACTGACAGAGCCAGCGCTGATGGCATTGCTGCTGCTTCTGAGGGGCGAGAACTAGGGAGTAAGAAGACagtgaagaagaggaagaagaaagttaAGAAGCTGGGAACCGAAGACCGCGAT ATGGTTGTCACAGAAGGTGCGAAGATCAAGACAACTGGAATGATAGATCATGTGGATTCAGTGGAACCAAACTCTACCGAGACAACTGATAATAATGTGTTCAGGAAGCTTCTT CGTGGACCAAGATATTTTGATCCTCCAGATAGTTGGGGAACATGCTATAATTGTGGTGAGGAAGGTCATAATGCTGTGAATTGCACATCAGCTAAACGGAAGAGACCATGTTTTGTCTGTGGAAGTTTGGAGCACAATGCAAAGAGTTGCTCAAAG GCACGAGACTGTTTTATTTGTAAGAAAGGTGGGCATCGTGCAAATGACTGTCCAGAGAAGCACAGGGATGTCTCTTCAAgcttaaaaatatgtttaaaatgtGGAGATTCTGGGCATGATATGTTTTCTTGTCAGAATCTTTATCCAGATGATGATCTTAAG aacATACAATGCTACATTTGTAAGAAATTTGGTCATTTATGTTGCGTGAATTCCATCAGCGGTACTTCAGTAGTTTCCTGCTATAAATGTGGACAGACTGGACATACTGGTCTG TCATGCTCGAGATTACGTGGGGATGCCTTTGGTGCTGTATCACCTAGTCAATGCTATAGATGTGGTGAAGAAGGGCATTTTGCCCGTGAGTGCACAAGTTCAACCAAG CTTGCTCAGAGTGGCAAGAGGAGTCGTGAGGAAGCCTCTGGTGCCGCATCACCTAGCCCATGCTATAGATGTGGTGAAGAAGGGCACTTTGCCCGTGAGTGCACAAATTCCACTAAG CTTGCTCAGGCTGGCAAGAGGATTCTTGAGGAAACCTCTGGTGCTGCATCACCTAGCTCATGCTATAAATGTGGTGAACAAGGGCATTTTGCTCGGGAGTGCACAAGTTCCACTAAG GGCGGCAAGAGGATTATTGAGGAAACTTCTGTTGCTGCATCACCTAGCTTATGCTATAGATGTGGTGAACTAGGGCATTTTGCTCGTGAGTGCACAAGTTCCACCAAG GGTGGCAAGAGGAATCGTGAGTTATCAAATTCAAGATCGAAGTCACAAGTAGAAGAAACTAACCATATGGTGTCAAAATCTGCACCTCatgataagaagaaaaagataaacCATGAAGAACAATACTCCAACCTGCCTAGTAAGTCGGGACAAACGGGTCGCTGGATACTGGAAG GCTCTCAATCTTTCTCTAAGAGGCACACATTACATCCAGGGACTCCGATGTCATTAGGAACCACTAGAACTCCTCAGAATGGATACTCGGCGTCAAGATTTGGAGGCTTTAGCAATGAAGGAAGGAGGAAAAGCTACGGATGGTGGTAG
- the LOC120072267 gene encoding uncharacterized protein LOC120072267 isoform X1, with translation MGRRVKQKKFKFEDDDDELQVVNSAASKSANSLSSDDDEANEDLSLKIVEKAMQLRSGKLVTDAGVNKDVKCEQSGKGDIVGVGAIRLLSSTLEGADADDGTDRASADGIAAASEGRELGSKKTVKKRKKKVKKLGTEDRDMVVTEGAKIKTTGMIDHVDSVEPNSTETTDNNVFRKLLRGPRYFDPPDSWGTCYNCGEEGHNAVNCTSAKRKRPCFVCGSLEHNAKSCSKARDCFICKKGGHRANDCPEKHRDVSSSLKICLKCGDSGHDMFSCQNLYPDDDLKNIQCYICKKFGHLCCVNSISGTSVVSCYKCGQTGHTGLSCSRLRGDAFGAVSPSQCYRCGEEGHFARECTSSTKLAQSGKRSREEASGAASPSPCYRCGEEGHFARECTNSTKLAQAGKRILEETSGAASPSSCYKCGEQGHFARECTSSTKGGKRIIEETSVAASPSLCYRCGELGHFARECTSSTKGGKRNRELSNSRSKSQVEETNHMVSKSAPHDKKKKINHEEQYSNLPSKSGQTGRWILEGSGSGNFFNGTFMRNDWNSPVTPSSRWGHNYYTEYTGQYANPQFSDHYASPQSSGHYAGSQSFSKRHTLHPGTPMSLGTTRTPQNGYSASRFGGFSNEGRRKSYGWW, from the exons ATGGGGAGAAGAGTCAAGCAGAAGAAGTTCAAATTCGAGGACGACGATGACGAACTTCAGGTTGTGAATAGTGCGGCTTCGAAGTCTGCAAATTCGCTGAGCAGTGACGACGACGAGGCCAATGAAGATCTTAGCCTCAAAATTGTCGAGAAGGCTATGCAATTGCGCTCCGGAAAGTTGGTTACCGATGCCGGCGTTAATAAGGATGTTAAGTGTGAACAAAGTGGTAAAGGTGATATTGTTGGCGTTGGAGCCATTCGACTGCTTTCATCGACATTGGAGGGTGCCGACGCCGACGACGGAACTGACAGAGCCAGCGCTGATGGCATTGCTGCTGCTTCTGAGGGGCGAGAACTAGGGAGTAAGAAGACagtgaagaagaggaagaagaaagttaAGAAGCTGGGAACCGAAGACCGCGAT ATGGTTGTCACAGAAGGTGCGAAGATCAAGACAACTGGAATGATAGATCATGTGGATTCAGTGGAACCAAACTCTACCGAGACAACTGATAATAATGTGTTCAGGAAGCTTCTT CGTGGACCAAGATATTTTGATCCTCCAGATAGTTGGGGAACATGCTATAATTGTGGTGAGGAAGGTCATAATGCTGTGAATTGCACATCAGCTAAACGGAAGAGACCATGTTTTGTCTGTGGAAGTTTGGAGCACAATGCAAAGAGTTGCTCAAAG GCACGAGACTGTTTTATTTGTAAGAAAGGTGGGCATCGTGCAAATGACTGTCCAGAGAAGCACAGGGATGTCTCTTCAAgcttaaaaatatgtttaaaatgtGGAGATTCTGGGCATGATATGTTTTCTTGTCAGAATCTTTATCCAGATGATGATCTTAAG aacATACAATGCTACATTTGTAAGAAATTTGGTCATTTATGTTGCGTGAATTCCATCAGCGGTACTTCAGTAGTTTCCTGCTATAAATGTGGACAGACTGGACATACTGGTCTG TCATGCTCGAGATTACGTGGGGATGCCTTTGGTGCTGTATCACCTAGTCAATGCTATAGATGTGGTGAAGAAGGGCATTTTGCCCGTGAGTGCACAAGTTCAACCAAG CTTGCTCAGAGTGGCAAGAGGAGTCGTGAGGAAGCCTCTGGTGCCGCATCACCTAGCCCATGCTATAGATGTGGTGAAGAAGGGCACTTTGCCCGTGAGTGCACAAATTCCACTAAG CTTGCTCAGGCTGGCAAGAGGATTCTTGAGGAAACCTCTGGTGCTGCATCACCTAGCTCATGCTATAAATGTGGTGAACAAGGGCATTTTGCTCGGGAGTGCACAAGTTCCACTAAG GGCGGCAAGAGGATTATTGAGGAAACTTCTGTTGCTGCATCACCTAGCTTATGCTATAGATGTGGTGAACTAGGGCATTTTGCTCGTGAGTGCACAAGTTCCACCAAG GGTGGCAAGAGGAATCGTGAGTTATCAAATTCAAGATCGAAGTCACAAGTAGAAGAAACTAACCATATGGTGTCAAAATCTGCACCTCatgataagaagaaaaagataaacCATGAAGAACAATACTCCAACCTGCCTAGTAAGTCGGGACAAACGGGTCGCTGGATACTGGAAGGTAGTGGTTCTGGTAACTTCTTCAATGGCACATTTATGAGAAATGACTGGAATTCTCCTGTTACACCATCATCTCGGTGGGGTCATAATTATTATACAGAATATACCGGTCAATACGCAAACCCTCAATTTTCCGATCATTATGCAAGCCCTCAATCTTCCGGCCACTATGCAGGCTCTCAATCTTTCTCTAAGAGGCACACATTACATCCAGGGACTCCGATGTCATTAGGAACCACTAGAACTCCTCAGAATGGATACTCGGCGTCAAGATTTGGAGGCTTTAGCAATGAAGGAAGGAGGAAAAGCTACGGATGGTGGTAG
- the LOC120072267 gene encoding uncharacterized protein LOC120072267 isoform X3, with the protein MGRRVKQKKFKFEDDDDELQVVNSAASKSANSLSSDDDEANEDLSLKIVEKAMQLRSGKLVTDAGVNKDVKCEQSGKGDIVGVGAIRLLSSTLEGADADDGTDRASADGIAAASEGRELGSKKTVKKRKKKVKKLGTEDRDMVVTEGAKIKTTGMIDHVDSVEPNSTETTDNNVFRKLLRGPRYFDPPDSWGTCYNCGEEGHNAVNCTSAKRKRPCFVCGSLEHNAKSCSKARDCFICKKGGHRANDCPEKHRDVSSSLKICLKCGDSGHDMFSCQNLYPDDDLKNIQCYICKKFGHLCCVNSISGTSVVSCYKCGQTGHTGLSCSRLRGDAFGAVSPSQCYRCGEEGHFARECTSSTKSGKRSREEASGAASPSPCYRCGEEGHFARECTNSTKLAQAGKRILEETSGAASPSSCYKCGEQGHFARECTSSTKGGKRIIEETSVAASPSLCYRCGELGHFARECTSSTKGGKRNRELSNSRSKSQVEETNHMVSKSAPHDKKKKINHEEQYSNLPSKSGQTGRWILEGSGSGNFFNGTFMRNDWNSPVTPSSRWGHNYYTEYTGQYANPQFSDHYASPQSSGHYAGSQSFSKRHTLHPGTPMSLGTTRTPQNGYSASRFGGFSNEGRRKSYGWW; encoded by the exons ATGGGGAGAAGAGTCAAGCAGAAGAAGTTCAAATTCGAGGACGACGATGACGAACTTCAGGTTGTGAATAGTGCGGCTTCGAAGTCTGCAAATTCGCTGAGCAGTGACGACGACGAGGCCAATGAAGATCTTAGCCTCAAAATTGTCGAGAAGGCTATGCAATTGCGCTCCGGAAAGTTGGTTACCGATGCCGGCGTTAATAAGGATGTTAAGTGTGAACAAAGTGGTAAAGGTGATATTGTTGGCGTTGGAGCCATTCGACTGCTTTCATCGACATTGGAGGGTGCCGACGCCGACGACGGAACTGACAGAGCCAGCGCTGATGGCATTGCTGCTGCTTCTGAGGGGCGAGAACTAGGGAGTAAGAAGACagtgaagaagaggaagaagaaagttaAGAAGCTGGGAACCGAAGACCGCGAT ATGGTTGTCACAGAAGGTGCGAAGATCAAGACAACTGGAATGATAGATCATGTGGATTCAGTGGAACCAAACTCTACCGAGACAACTGATAATAATGTGTTCAGGAAGCTTCTT CGTGGACCAAGATATTTTGATCCTCCAGATAGTTGGGGAACATGCTATAATTGTGGTGAGGAAGGTCATAATGCTGTGAATTGCACATCAGCTAAACGGAAGAGACCATGTTTTGTCTGTGGAAGTTTGGAGCACAATGCAAAGAGTTGCTCAAAG GCACGAGACTGTTTTATTTGTAAGAAAGGTGGGCATCGTGCAAATGACTGTCCAGAGAAGCACAGGGATGTCTCTTCAAgcttaaaaatatgtttaaaatgtGGAGATTCTGGGCATGATATGTTTTCTTGTCAGAATCTTTATCCAGATGATGATCTTAAG aacATACAATGCTACATTTGTAAGAAATTTGGTCATTTATGTTGCGTGAATTCCATCAGCGGTACTTCAGTAGTTTCCTGCTATAAATGTGGACAGACTGGACATACTGGTCTG TCATGCTCGAGATTACGTGGGGATGCCTTTGGTGCTGTATCACCTAGTCAATGCTATAGATGTGGTGAAGAAGGGCATTTTGCCCGTGAGTGCACAAGTTCAACCAAG AGTGGCAAGAGGAGTCGTGAGGAAGCCTCTGGTGCCGCATCACCTAGCCCATGCTATAGATGTGGTGAAGAAGGGCACTTTGCCCGTGAGTGCACAAATTCCACTAAG CTTGCTCAGGCTGGCAAGAGGATTCTTGAGGAAACCTCTGGTGCTGCATCACCTAGCTCATGCTATAAATGTGGTGAACAAGGGCATTTTGCTCGGGAGTGCACAAGTTCCACTAAG GGCGGCAAGAGGATTATTGAGGAAACTTCTGTTGCTGCATCACCTAGCTTATGCTATAGATGTGGTGAACTAGGGCATTTTGCTCGTGAGTGCACAAGTTCCACCAAG GGTGGCAAGAGGAATCGTGAGTTATCAAATTCAAGATCGAAGTCACAAGTAGAAGAAACTAACCATATGGTGTCAAAATCTGCACCTCatgataagaagaaaaagataaacCATGAAGAACAATACTCCAACCTGCCTAGTAAGTCGGGACAAACGGGTCGCTGGATACTGGAAGGTAGTGGTTCTGGTAACTTCTTCAATGGCACATTTATGAGAAATGACTGGAATTCTCCTGTTACACCATCATCTCGGTGGGGTCATAATTATTATACAGAATATACCGGTCAATACGCAAACCCTCAATTTTCCGATCATTATGCAAGCCCTCAATCTTCCGGCCACTATGCAGGCTCTCAATCTTTCTCTAAGAGGCACACATTACATCCAGGGACTCCGATGTCATTAGGAACCACTAGAACTCCTCAGAATGGATACTCGGCGTCAAGATTTGGAGGCTTTAGCAATGAAGGAAGGAGGAAAAGCTACGGATGGTGGTAG
- the LOC120072267 gene encoding uncharacterized protein LOC120072267 isoform X2, whose product MGRRVKQKKFKFEDDDDELQVVNSAASKSANSLSSDDDEANEDLSLKIVEKAMQLRSGKLVTDAGVNKDVKCEQSGKGDIVGVGAIRLLSSTLEGADADDGTDRASADGIAAASEGRELGSKKTVKKRKKKVKKLGTEDRDMVVTEGAKIKTTGMIDHVDSVEPNSTETTDNNVFRKLLRGPRYFDPPDSWGTCYNCGEEGHNAVNCTSAKRKRPCFVCGSLEHNAKSCSKARDCFICKKGGHRANDCPEKHRDVSSSLKICLKCGDSGHDMFSCQNLYPDDDLKNIQCYICKKFGHLCCVNSISGTSVVSCYKCGQTGHTGLSCSRLRGDAFGAVSPSQCYRCGEEGHFARECTSSTKLAQSGKRSREEASGAASPSPCYRCGEEGHFARECTNSTKAGKRILEETSGAASPSSCYKCGEQGHFARECTSSTKGGKRIIEETSVAASPSLCYRCGELGHFARECTSSTKGGKRNRELSNSRSKSQVEETNHMVSKSAPHDKKKKINHEEQYSNLPSKSGQTGRWILEGSGSGNFFNGTFMRNDWNSPVTPSSRWGHNYYTEYTGQYANPQFSDHYASPQSSGHYAGSQSFSKRHTLHPGTPMSLGTTRTPQNGYSASRFGGFSNEGRRKSYGWW is encoded by the exons ATGGGGAGAAGAGTCAAGCAGAAGAAGTTCAAATTCGAGGACGACGATGACGAACTTCAGGTTGTGAATAGTGCGGCTTCGAAGTCTGCAAATTCGCTGAGCAGTGACGACGACGAGGCCAATGAAGATCTTAGCCTCAAAATTGTCGAGAAGGCTATGCAATTGCGCTCCGGAAAGTTGGTTACCGATGCCGGCGTTAATAAGGATGTTAAGTGTGAACAAAGTGGTAAAGGTGATATTGTTGGCGTTGGAGCCATTCGACTGCTTTCATCGACATTGGAGGGTGCCGACGCCGACGACGGAACTGACAGAGCCAGCGCTGATGGCATTGCTGCTGCTTCTGAGGGGCGAGAACTAGGGAGTAAGAAGACagtgaagaagaggaagaagaaagttaAGAAGCTGGGAACCGAAGACCGCGAT ATGGTTGTCACAGAAGGTGCGAAGATCAAGACAACTGGAATGATAGATCATGTGGATTCAGTGGAACCAAACTCTACCGAGACAACTGATAATAATGTGTTCAGGAAGCTTCTT CGTGGACCAAGATATTTTGATCCTCCAGATAGTTGGGGAACATGCTATAATTGTGGTGAGGAAGGTCATAATGCTGTGAATTGCACATCAGCTAAACGGAAGAGACCATGTTTTGTCTGTGGAAGTTTGGAGCACAATGCAAAGAGTTGCTCAAAG GCACGAGACTGTTTTATTTGTAAGAAAGGTGGGCATCGTGCAAATGACTGTCCAGAGAAGCACAGGGATGTCTCTTCAAgcttaaaaatatgtttaaaatgtGGAGATTCTGGGCATGATATGTTTTCTTGTCAGAATCTTTATCCAGATGATGATCTTAAG aacATACAATGCTACATTTGTAAGAAATTTGGTCATTTATGTTGCGTGAATTCCATCAGCGGTACTTCAGTAGTTTCCTGCTATAAATGTGGACAGACTGGACATACTGGTCTG TCATGCTCGAGATTACGTGGGGATGCCTTTGGTGCTGTATCACCTAGTCAATGCTATAGATGTGGTGAAGAAGGGCATTTTGCCCGTGAGTGCACAAGTTCAACCAAG CTTGCTCAGAGTGGCAAGAGGAGTCGTGAGGAAGCCTCTGGTGCCGCATCACCTAGCCCATGCTATAGATGTGGTGAAGAAGGGCACTTTGCCCGTGAGTGCACAAATTCCACTAAG GCTGGCAAGAGGATTCTTGAGGAAACCTCTGGTGCTGCATCACCTAGCTCATGCTATAAATGTGGTGAACAAGGGCATTTTGCTCGGGAGTGCACAAGTTCCACTAAG GGCGGCAAGAGGATTATTGAGGAAACTTCTGTTGCTGCATCACCTAGCTTATGCTATAGATGTGGTGAACTAGGGCATTTTGCTCGTGAGTGCACAAGTTCCACCAAG GGTGGCAAGAGGAATCGTGAGTTATCAAATTCAAGATCGAAGTCACAAGTAGAAGAAACTAACCATATGGTGTCAAAATCTGCACCTCatgataagaagaaaaagataaacCATGAAGAACAATACTCCAACCTGCCTAGTAAGTCGGGACAAACGGGTCGCTGGATACTGGAAGGTAGTGGTTCTGGTAACTTCTTCAATGGCACATTTATGAGAAATGACTGGAATTCTCCTGTTACACCATCATCTCGGTGGGGTCATAATTATTATACAGAATATACCGGTCAATACGCAAACCCTCAATTTTCCGATCATTATGCAAGCCCTCAATCTTCCGGCCACTATGCAGGCTCTCAATCTTTCTCTAAGAGGCACACATTACATCCAGGGACTCCGATGTCATTAGGAACCACTAGAACTCCTCAGAATGGATACTCGGCGTCAAGATTTGGAGGCTTTAGCAATGAAGGAAGGAGGAAAAGCTACGGATGGTGGTAG
- the LOC120072267 gene encoding uncharacterized protein LOC120072267 isoform X4: MGRRVKQKKFKFEDDDDELQVVNSAASKSANSLSSDDDEANEDLSLKIVEKAMQLRSGKLVTDAGVNKDVKCEQSGKGDIVGVGAIRLLSSTLEGADADDGTDRASADGIAAASEGRELGSKKTVKKRKKKVKKLGTEDRDMVVTEGAKIKTTGMIDHVDSVEPNSTETTDNNVFRKLLRGPRYFDPPDSWGTCYNCGEEGHNAVNCTSAKRKRPCFVCGSLEHNAKSCSKARDCFICKKGGHRANDCPEKHRDVSSSLKICLKCGDSGHDMFSCQNLYPDDDLKNIQCYICKKFGHLCCVNSISGTSVVSCYKCGQTGHTGLSCSRLRGDAFGAVSPSQCYRCGEEGHFARECTSSTKSGKRSREEASGAASPSPCYRCGEEGHFARECTNSTKAGKRILEETSGAASPSSCYKCGEQGHFARECTSSTKGGKRIIEETSVAASPSLCYRCGELGHFARECTSSTKGGKRNRELSNSRSKSQVEETNHMVSKSAPHDKKKKINHEEQYSNLPSKSGQTGRWILEGSGSGNFFNGTFMRNDWNSPVTPSSRWGHNYYTEYTGQYANPQFSDHYASPQSSGHYAGSQSFSKRHTLHPGTPMSLGTTRTPQNGYSASRFGGFSNEGRRKSYGWW; this comes from the exons ATGGGGAGAAGAGTCAAGCAGAAGAAGTTCAAATTCGAGGACGACGATGACGAACTTCAGGTTGTGAATAGTGCGGCTTCGAAGTCTGCAAATTCGCTGAGCAGTGACGACGACGAGGCCAATGAAGATCTTAGCCTCAAAATTGTCGAGAAGGCTATGCAATTGCGCTCCGGAAAGTTGGTTACCGATGCCGGCGTTAATAAGGATGTTAAGTGTGAACAAAGTGGTAAAGGTGATATTGTTGGCGTTGGAGCCATTCGACTGCTTTCATCGACATTGGAGGGTGCCGACGCCGACGACGGAACTGACAGAGCCAGCGCTGATGGCATTGCTGCTGCTTCTGAGGGGCGAGAACTAGGGAGTAAGAAGACagtgaagaagaggaagaagaaagttaAGAAGCTGGGAACCGAAGACCGCGAT ATGGTTGTCACAGAAGGTGCGAAGATCAAGACAACTGGAATGATAGATCATGTGGATTCAGTGGAACCAAACTCTACCGAGACAACTGATAATAATGTGTTCAGGAAGCTTCTT CGTGGACCAAGATATTTTGATCCTCCAGATAGTTGGGGAACATGCTATAATTGTGGTGAGGAAGGTCATAATGCTGTGAATTGCACATCAGCTAAACGGAAGAGACCATGTTTTGTCTGTGGAAGTTTGGAGCACAATGCAAAGAGTTGCTCAAAG GCACGAGACTGTTTTATTTGTAAGAAAGGTGGGCATCGTGCAAATGACTGTCCAGAGAAGCACAGGGATGTCTCTTCAAgcttaaaaatatgtttaaaatgtGGAGATTCTGGGCATGATATGTTTTCTTGTCAGAATCTTTATCCAGATGATGATCTTAAG aacATACAATGCTACATTTGTAAGAAATTTGGTCATTTATGTTGCGTGAATTCCATCAGCGGTACTTCAGTAGTTTCCTGCTATAAATGTGGACAGACTGGACATACTGGTCTG TCATGCTCGAGATTACGTGGGGATGCCTTTGGTGCTGTATCACCTAGTCAATGCTATAGATGTGGTGAAGAAGGGCATTTTGCCCGTGAGTGCACAAGTTCAACCAAG AGTGGCAAGAGGAGTCGTGAGGAAGCCTCTGGTGCCGCATCACCTAGCCCATGCTATAGATGTGGTGAAGAAGGGCACTTTGCCCGTGAGTGCACAAATTCCACTAAG GCTGGCAAGAGGATTCTTGAGGAAACCTCTGGTGCTGCATCACCTAGCTCATGCTATAAATGTGGTGAACAAGGGCATTTTGCTCGGGAGTGCACAAGTTCCACTAAG GGCGGCAAGAGGATTATTGAGGAAACTTCTGTTGCTGCATCACCTAGCTTATGCTATAGATGTGGTGAACTAGGGCATTTTGCTCGTGAGTGCACAAGTTCCACCAAG GGTGGCAAGAGGAATCGTGAGTTATCAAATTCAAGATCGAAGTCACAAGTAGAAGAAACTAACCATATGGTGTCAAAATCTGCACCTCatgataagaagaaaaagataaacCATGAAGAACAATACTCCAACCTGCCTAGTAAGTCGGGACAAACGGGTCGCTGGATACTGGAAGGTAGTGGTTCTGGTAACTTCTTCAATGGCACATTTATGAGAAATGACTGGAATTCTCCTGTTACACCATCATCTCGGTGGGGTCATAATTATTATACAGAATATACCGGTCAATACGCAAACCCTCAATTTTCCGATCATTATGCAAGCCCTCAATCTTCCGGCCACTATGCAGGCTCTCAATCTTTCTCTAAGAGGCACACATTACATCCAGGGACTCCGATGTCATTAGGAACCACTAGAACTCCTCAGAATGGATACTCGGCGTCAAGATTTGGAGGCTTTAGCAATGAAGGAAGGAGGAAAAGCTACGGATGGTGGTAG